In the uncultured Methanobacterium sp. genome, one interval contains:
- a CDS encoding CooT family nickel-binding protein — MCESTVYDTKGTKLMDDVIHMKIYDERIEMVDILNQGMTVEGKIVELDLEKHSIFIEVDEKGLIK, encoded by the coding sequence ATGTGTGAATCAACTGTTTACGATACCAAAGGGACCAAACTCATGGATGATGTGATCCACATGAAAATCTATGATGAACGTATAGAAATGGTGGATATTTTAAACCAGGGAATGACTGTAGAAGGGAAGATAGTTGAATTAGACCTGGAAAAACATAGTATTTTCATAGAAGTGGATGAAAAGGGGTTAATCAAATAG
- a CDS encoding 4Fe-4S binding protein, with protein sequence MIVVNKEDCIRCGACQGTCPTAAIAVSPDDVIYCDVCGGAPKCVDICPTGALKTDELAIGESGNTQTRVTFNPKLCNECGDCVEVCPPQILKLEAGKVQTIPLQGYCVMCQQCADICPVEVIGVEGVKEPKKTDLNITGPIYIVDCVGCGMCVDECLVDAITLPDVGESIVIDEDTCIKCGVCSQTCPWNAVFISGKKPEKRTKELNKFEVDEETCIGCNVCVEACPGEFIEPKASSLTVELPEICTYCGLCEKLCPVDAIDLDVELGPAKPASEEGLVWDESKCEYVGACARICPTEAIRVVTNTGMEVPGDIDVSGEPSLAMCTRCGACTVACPEGALSLVEMDKVVDGEVVKRNRVQFSPNKCTECGDCVEVCPYNMLKLTPDEKVPLKGFCILCDQCITACPHEAFSLK encoded by the coding sequence ATGATAGTGGTTAACAAGGAAGACTGCATTCGATGTGGGGCCTGTCAGGGTACCTGTCCAACTGCAGCCATTGCTGTATCCCCAGATGACGTTATTTACTGTGACGTTTGTGGGGGAGCACCTAAATGTGTGGATATCTGTCCTACAGGTGCTCTTAAGACTGATGAGCTGGCTATTGGCGAATCTGGCAATACCCAGACCCGAGTCACCTTCAACCCCAAACTCTGTAATGAGTGCGGTGATTGTGTAGAAGTCTGCCCACCTCAGATCCTCAAACTAGAGGCAGGTAAAGTGCAGACAATACCATTACAGGGCTACTGTGTCATGTGCCAGCAGTGCGCTGATATCTGCCCGGTAGAAGTCATTGGAGTAGAAGGAGTCAAAGAACCCAAAAAGACGGACTTAAACATCACTGGTCCGATCTACATTGTCGACTGTGTTGGATGTGGTATGTGCGTGGATGAGTGTCTTGTGGATGCCATAACACTCCCTGATGTAGGGGAAAGCATAGTTATCGACGAAGACACTTGTATTAAATGTGGAGTCTGTTCACAGACCTGCCCATGGAATGCAGTGTTTATATCTGGTAAAAAACCAGAAAAACGAACCAAAGAGCTCAACAAGTTCGAAGTTGACGAGGAAACCTGTATTGGTTGTAATGTCTGTGTAGAAGCCTGTCCTGGTGAATTCATAGAACCTAAAGCCTCCTCATTAACTGTGGAACTACCAGAGATCTGTACCTACTGTGGACTATGTGAAAAATTATGTCCAGTAGATGCCATTGACTTGGATGTTGAACTGGGACCAGCTAAACCCGCCTCTGAAGAAGGATTAGTATGGGATGAATCCAAATGTGAATACGTTGGAGCCTGTGCCCGTATCTGTCCAACCGAAGCTATTAGGGTGGTTACTAACACTGGAATGGAAGTTCCCGGAGACATTGATGTCAGTGGAGAACCTTCATTGGCTATGTGTACTCGTTGTGGAGCATGCACAGTTGCTTGCCCAGAAGGAGCACTAAGCTTGGTGGAAATGGATAAAGTTGTTGATGGTGAAGTTGTCAAAAGGAACAGAGTACAGTTCAGTCCTAACAAGTGTACCGAGTGCGGTGACTGTGTGGAAGTATGTCCATATAACATGCTGAAACTAACTCCCGACGAAAAAGTACCACTCAAAGGATTCTGTATACTCTGTGACCAGTGCATAACTGCCTGTCCACACGAAGCATTTTCCCTTAAATAG
- a CDS encoding isopeptide-forming domain-containing fimbrial protein yields the protein MINLRNKRNRIEISLIIVFAFFLTCGIVSAAETVDGVTNNSTIVNNSSSSLTSDTSLINYTINSNTPDRFSNSSFSPISNIIQGNVTKCTNGSPFPGVTLTLTSTNGSTLAQTNTDATGYYELNFTSSEGTFYVNASYPGHMTLRKLVKTELSSEPSDLNSYGWVNFQLGPEPTLSINAPGQQFLNESFNFTLTFNNNGNETGFGPIVQLILPPEIEFKSANFLGAPVSITLVGTFPLSGTLTDPLSGLTVTGNPGYVLYILEYPLGSFTTGQPSAVLEINAFLRGNSTLGLPLNITAYPVFRFGANETGTTPIQGNETTTQITPTVIKIIKNTVAPHEDETATGSNYTWDYTLTVDVANGQTVTEVNVKDLIPGNLQFVQVVDADGGSIVQQPSTSTPGGLLWIHFNNITGVLGSDRTIIYRVYAPKFDNNSLYVLDPNTGARVNATNTASVTGNYTNINVSSTDNYTLILKPLAIQKSVYDESTDPIRPKPTDILRYTLNFQVSDYFSINNLVLYDVLGDGQSFLNSSTYNPRINLHLPGIDISDLLVNLTNPNQFYYYHNSTTGITYLVFNVTRILNDNGYSGIVEGGNYTGTNYGATTGNLTFWAKINEYYEGVTPPVLHPIVSNDPINNAVVADAVLTQNGSRIEDSSGSQVIIVAPTPSKNIIKINGNDPVAPYVVKPGDTVTFSLLIDVPTSNLHDFNLIDYLPIPLLRASQFTTGQAQNTSQAIPAAGQWRLGEDDTLSSLTGVIPTLIVDTSQNTITFKYGNVYNATQPNATVHILFTITATGDPMADGLWLTNLLNINYENSPGETFSDNRIVSLKTGEPQLTINKTATPTTGLQAGNVVTYTITINNTGNAPAYNVIVTDDLLSSNPGYISSISGITASYLNGATITGLNLMDLFTSTGLNFSSLYPIYGVNGTNSTIIITYNALINSTVYPRQIINNTVNITKFTSLSPPESPNYVGNPGVDQSHFSDNASVQVRDVGFKKTYVKSLDNISSGSNLTIGESGLFQLAITLPAGQIKDMVINDVLPAGLTFVSYVLDQNSFNGILAPLTFTQINNNLQFLFTGFTNTTSNSTFYINLTVRMANNSTTNPPHTTSRTRTNTATMDWNNTGHSPLTDRATVNLVEPQLTVTKSFNPDTVQGGQTTTVTIQVRNNNSNSRSTAYNVLITDSLLGSSQIFDLNTVVEVSTPTGFVFHYDPLTGILTYTGGNITTGQILYFTFNITALETPYIGPSYNNTANATYWSMPWVGGDPDPNSRNYTDSGWAVVRTGDPKIVKTVENSTIHGNTGNLTIGEIITYKITVTLPQGLKTNLTITDTLPAGFSYNLEEYILNTTGFSGSLGALSVSVNGQNVTFAFSGLTNSTKTNNTFYILLNATVLNSTNNTNGTLKTNIASLNWTENTKPPFTAWVNTTIVEPNLAVTKNVTPTTVDGGDLVTVNLTVTNNGTSPAYQIELRDVLDPVLFNSSTVMQVSIPSGFSFTVSGSTVIIKSILDTSITAGNALNFIFTVLVNDNVPTGSIFQNQANISFSSMPVGYDNARNYTNKSNVVNINTVTPGISKTVINTSEPDSTTPNVMVGEVVTYQFVFTVPEGETFNVSLIDNLLSSLGYNTGTAFIKRSDANIIASGFNFGSTVDEFLTINYTSLSPLTFYLGNVTYLGGQGFKNGTITLIFNTTVLNIAGNQAGTKIPNNATLSFTNATGGNRNVTGVCPTTLNVIVPQISSTKTANPAILTNSDTATFNIQIRNNNITNGAPVYDLIIIDPMNGFTMDYLHMIITPSDPSIIFTNYSTANLINITVSKLNPGQYLNITYNATVKPEVVFNTTLNNTVNATGTSLPGPHGTNSATPGDPGTSTGERTGDPTQPAGPVNNINTTATAPVTTRAPRVSKTVNGTETVNLTIGETATESININLPVGSTTELKIVDVMPNGLEINGGINGFTYTTTAGVNVNQFLVTYLGGNTYQISFGNVTITQEGNITINYTVLVQNVNGNYNGQNLVNNATLYYNNKTGQGVNGGSDTATVHVVEPNLQITKTPSKTNLSVGEEFTYTINVTHTPSSTSDAYNLIITDVIPSGLHYVTGSAVLPSGWILNVSGNTLTFTSSSLTLISHSAILLFNCTVDNNYLLAGGNITNTANLNYTSLPAGGRNYTTNNSTQIHVIGADLEVRKNGDAQVNAGEQVTYTITVTNNGPDTAVNAVLTDTILAQWFNMLIHPQYSVNSGSWVNILSNPFTIFLGNLTPGNITTILIRATVNASAPVGILNNTASVTSNTTDPNPNNNNSTATTNVTQSSELTLIKSNNPTGTVIAGNNLIYTLTLTNTGPSVARNVILRDDSLSSWLTNTYYQYSLNGISWSGWALFTGPLVLDVTNIIGGPMNVSQVFWVMINGTVNASTPNGTTILNNATANSSTSSHNVTSNTVSNTVETLATLNVTKTAPETVIAGGSSPIIYTITVTNNGPSDALNVKVSDTLDPRLTSQEYSLDNVNWFSWNTPFEYIFNRINASQTVHLYLRGWVPSNALGLINNTVVVSSNTTNLTGNLTDNTTTKINTTSVLNVIKSAPESVTAGQSGPLVFTIAVTNFGPSDALNVKVSDTLDSRLTSQEYSLDGVNWSSWLAPYEYVFSRLNATQTLYLYLRGLVPSNVLGLINNTVVVSSNTTNLTGNLTDNTTTVVNTTSALNVTKSAPESVTAGQSGPIVFTITVTNYGPSDALNVKVSDTLDSRLTGQEYSLDNVSWSVWLAPNEYVFSRVNVTQTVYLYLRGWVPSSALGLINNTVVVSSDTTNLTGNLTDNTTTVVNTTSALNVTKSAPESVTAGQSGPLVFTITVTNFGPSDALNVKVSDTLDNRLTNQEYSLDNVLWLAWNSPFEYVFSRVNVNQTVYLYLRGLVPSDATGLINNTVFVSSNTTNLTGNLTDNITTVINTMAILNITKTSVTEGSDVNNIVRGYPIHYTIAITNEGPSDALNVNFDDYYTPDLLENTYYSTSTGIPWTAYNNPLNISPIINRLAPGQNVTIWINGTVISNATQGLNNTAGTSSETDPSGRKTASVYNEIQTSHVTLEKTVSNPQPYLHETIYFTLIVQNWGPDTAINVYVLDKLPAGLTYIGSIANYGSYNPETGIWTIGNLPANTIAQLILTVGVEKLGPIENHAHVYTASYDPIMDQRNATAAIYVREQPQPENNTVGMQNTGMPLPSLVMALLLVLSGLSAFTFRKR from the coding sequence ATGATTAATTTAAGGAATAAGAGAAATAGAATTGAAATATCTTTAATAATTGTTTTTGCATTTTTTTTAACTTGTGGCATAGTTTCAGCTGCAGAAACCGTTGATGGAGTCACGAACAATTCAACTATTGTAAATAACAGTTCATCATCCTTAACTTCGGATACATCCCTCATAAATTACACCATTAACTCAAATACGCCTGATCGATTTTCAAATTCTTCTTTTTCCCCTATTTCTAATATAATCCAGGGGAATGTGACTAAATGTACTAATGGGAGCCCATTCCCCGGAGTTACCCTCACTTTAACTTCAACTAATGGTTCAACCCTTGCCCAAACCAACACAGATGCCACTGGATATTACGAACTCAACTTCACGAGTAGTGAAGGAACTTTCTATGTTAATGCCAGTTATCCCGGACATATGACCCTCCGGAAACTGGTGAAAACGGAACTTAGCTCCGAACCATCTGATCTGAATTCATATGGATGGGTAAATTTCCAATTGGGCCCTGAACCCACTTTATCCATCAATGCCCCAGGACAACAGTTTTTAAATGAAAGTTTCAACTTCACACTCACTTTCAACAATAATGGTAATGAAACTGGTTTTGGCCCCATAGTCCAGTTGATCTTACCTCCTGAGATAGAGTTCAAGAGCGCCAACTTCCTAGGAGCACCGGTGAGTATTACATTGGTAGGAACCTTCCCCCTAAGTGGTACATTAACCGATCCACTATCTGGACTAACGGTGACTGGAAATCCCGGTTACGTTCTTTACATACTTGAATATCCTCTGGGCAGTTTTACCACGGGCCAGCCAAGTGCGGTTCTGGAAATAAATGCATTTTTACGGGGTAACTCCACTCTGGGATTACCTCTTAATATCACAGCATATCCCGTATTTCGGTTTGGTGCCAATGAAACGGGCACAACACCCATTCAAGGGAATGAAACTACAACCCAAATAACTCCTACAGTAATTAAGATCATTAAGAACACAGTTGCTCCTCATGAAGATGAAACTGCCACTGGTTCTAACTATACATGGGATTACACTCTCACAGTTGATGTGGCCAATGGCCAGACAGTCACTGAGGTTAATGTGAAAGACTTAATTCCTGGAAACTTACAGTTTGTGCAAGTGGTTGATGCTGATGGCGGTAGTATAGTGCAGCAACCATCCACCAGTACCCCTGGTGGTTTATTGTGGATACACTTCAACAATATCACCGGAGTACTCGGTTCTGATAGAACTATCATCTATCGAGTTTATGCTCCAAAATTCGATAATAATTCCCTGTACGTACTGGATCCAAATACCGGAGCCAGGGTTAATGCCACTAACACTGCCAGTGTTACTGGAAATTACACCAATATTAATGTTTCATCTACTGATAATTACACTCTTATCCTGAAACCACTGGCCATACAGAAAAGTGTTTATGATGAGAGTACGGATCCAATCCGACCCAAACCTACTGACATCCTGAGGTATACACTCAACTTCCAGGTTTCAGATTATTTCTCAATAAACAACCTGGTACTTTATGATGTACTGGGCGATGGTCAGAGTTTCCTAAACTCATCCACATACAATCCACGAATCAACTTACACCTTCCTGGTATCGATATAAGTGACCTTTTGGTTAACCTGACCAACCCTAATCAGTTCTATTATTACCATAACTCCACCACTGGAATCACCTATTTAGTGTTCAACGTCACCAGGATACTTAATGATAATGGGTACAGTGGTATTGTTGAAGGTGGAAATTACACAGGAACAAACTACGGGGCAACCACAGGGAACCTTACTTTCTGGGCCAAGATCAATGAATATTACGAAGGAGTAACACCACCAGTTTTACATCCAATAGTTTCCAATGATCCCATAAATAATGCAGTGGTTGCAGATGCAGTTTTAACTCAGAATGGCAGTCGAATAGAGGATAGCAGTGGAAGTCAGGTTATAATTGTAGCGCCTACACCATCAAAAAACATAATTAAAATTAATGGAAATGATCCTGTTGCTCCTTATGTGGTAAAACCCGGAGATACCGTGACTTTCTCTTTACTGATAGATGTTCCAACCAGCAATCTGCATGACTTTAATCTAATTGATTATTTACCCATACCTTTACTAAGAGCTTCCCAGTTTACCACTGGCCAGGCACAGAACACCAGCCAGGCAATACCCGCTGCTGGACAGTGGAGGTTAGGTGAAGATGATACATTAAGTAGTTTAACTGGTGTGATACCCACATTGATTGTAGATACCAGCCAGAACACCATAACATTCAAATATGGTAATGTTTACAATGCCACCCAACCCAATGCAACTGTTCACATATTATTCACCATAACTGCCACTGGAGATCCAATGGCTGATGGTCTCTGGCTCACCAACCTATTGAACATCAACTATGAAAACAGTCCAGGGGAAACATTCTCCGATAATCGCATAGTCTCCTTGAAAACTGGAGAACCACAACTTACCATAAACAAGACCGCAACACCCACCACAGGATTACAGGCAGGGAATGTGGTCACCTATACCATAACCATCAATAACACGGGTAATGCTCCTGCTTATAACGTAATAGTCACCGATGATCTCCTTTCATCCAATCCAGGATACATATCATCAATCAGTGGTATTACTGCTAGTTACCTTAATGGGGCAACAATCACTGGTTTAAACCTCATGGACCTTTTCACCAGTACTGGTTTAAATTTCAGTTCATTATATCCGATCTATGGAGTTAACGGAACCAACAGCACCATAATAATAACCTACAATGCACTCATTAACAGCACAGTATATCCCAGGCAAATTATCAATAACACTGTAAACATCACCAAATTTACATCATTATCCCCACCTGAAAGTCCCAATTATGTTGGAAATCCAGGAGTTGATCAATCCCACTTTTCAGATAATGCATCAGTTCAGGTTCGAGACGTTGGTTTCAAGAAAACATACGTAAAGTCACTTGACAACATAAGTTCTGGATCCAATTTGACAATAGGTGAAAGCGGATTATTCCAGCTAGCCATTACACTACCCGCAGGACAAATAAAGGATATGGTCATAAATGATGTTTTACCCGCAGGGCTCACCTTTGTTTCTTATGTATTGGATCAAAATAGCTTCAACGGAATACTGGCACCATTAACCTTTACTCAGATAAACAACAACCTCCAGTTCCTTTTCACAGGATTTACCAACACCACCAGCAACAGCACATTTTACATCAATCTCACAGTACGCATGGCCAACAATTCTACTACCAACCCACCTCACACCACCTCCCGAACTAGAACCAACACTGCCACTATGGATTGGAATAATACTGGTCACTCACCCCTAACAGATAGAGCAACTGTTAATTTGGTCGAGCCACAGCTAACTGTAACCAAATCATTTAATCCTGATACAGTACAGGGAGGTCAAACCACCACTGTCACGATTCAGGTTAGAAATAACAATTCAAATTCAAGATCAACAGCTTATAATGTATTGATAACAGATTCACTTTTAGGATCCAGTCAAATATTTGATTTAAACACTGTGGTGGAAGTATCAACTCCAACTGGGTTCGTCTTCCATTACGACCCTCTGACTGGAATTTTAACCTACACCGGAGGAAACATAACCACCGGCCAAATACTCTACTTCACCTTCAACATAACCGCCCTGGAAACACCTTATATCGGGCCCAGCTATAACAACACTGCCAATGCCACTTACTGGTCAATGCCATGGGTGGGAGGAGATCCTGATCCAAACAGTCGTAACTACACAGACTCTGGATGGGCAGTGGTCAGAACTGGAGATCCAAAAATAGTTAAAACTGTGGAAAACTCCACCATTCACGGAAATACTGGAAACCTCACCATAGGAGAAATTATCACCTACAAAATAACAGTTACTCTGCCCCAGGGACTGAAAACCAACCTCACCATTACTGATACATTACCAGCAGGTTTTAGCTACAACCTTGAAGAGTACATACTGAATACCACAGGCTTTAGTGGTAGTTTAGGAGCATTATCCGTTTCCGTGAATGGTCAGAATGTAACATTTGCTTTCAGCGGACTCACCAACAGCACAAAAACCAACAACACATTCTACATACTCCTGAATGCCACAGTACTCAACAGTACCAATAACACCAATGGAACCCTAAAAACCAACATAGCATCCCTTAACTGGACAGAAAACACCAAACCTCCATTCACAGCATGGGTGAATACTACCATTGTAGAACCTAACTTGGCAGTTACTAAAAATGTAACACCAACTACAGTGGACGGAGGGGACCTGGTAACTGTTAACTTAACAGTCACCAATAACGGTACTTCACCAGCTTATCAAATAGAATTACGTGATGTTTTAGATCCAGTACTCTTCAACTCATCTACGGTCATGCAAGTATCAATACCTTCTGGATTCAGTTTCACAGTATCCGGAAGCACCGTAATAATCAAATCTATTCTGGACACCAGCATCACAGCCGGAAACGCTTTAAACTTTATCTTCACGGTACTGGTAAATGACAACGTTCCAACAGGGTCCATTTTCCAGAATCAGGCCAATATTTCCTTCTCATCAATGCCGGTAGGATATGATAATGCCCGTAATTACACCAATAAATCCAATGTGGTTAATATCAACACCGTTACACCGGGAATTAGTAAAACCGTAATCAACACTTCTGAACCAGACTCTACCACACCAAATGTGATGGTGGGAGAGGTGGTAACATATCAGTTTGTGTTCACAGTCCCAGAAGGTGAAACATTCAACGTATCCTTAATTGATAATTTGTTATCAAGTTTAGGGTATAATACTGGAACTGCATTTATTAAAAGAAGTGATGCCAACATCATAGCTTCTGGATTTAACTTTGGAAGTACAGTTGATGAATTTTTAACCATCAATTACACTTCACTTTCACCCCTGACTTTCTACCTGGGTAATGTAACTTACCTGGGAGGTCAGGGCTTTAAGAATGGAACCATAACGCTAATATTTAATACCACAGTCCTGAACATAGCTGGGAACCAGGCAGGGACAAAAATACCCAACAACGCCACACTGAGTTTTACCAATGCCACTGGAGGAAATCGCAATGTGACAGGGGTATGCCCTACCACATTGAATGTGATTGTTCCCCAAATATCATCCACAAAAACTGCTAACCCCGCCATATTAACTAATTCAGACACAGCAACATTCAATATACAGATTCGAAACAACAACATCACCAATGGAGCTCCTGTTTATGATTTGATCATCATTGATCCAATGAATGGTTTCACCATGGATTACCTCCACATGATCATCACCCCCAGCGACCCATCCATAATTTTCACCAACTACTCCACTGCAAATTTAATCAATATAACAGTAAGCAAACTGAACCCTGGCCAGTACCTGAACATAACCTACAATGCCACAGTCAAACCTGAAGTTGTATTCAACACCACACTGAACAACACGGTTAATGCCACTGGAACCAGCCTACCAGGTCCACATGGTACTAACAGTGCCACCCCTGGTGATCCAGGTACCAGTACTGGGGAGCGAACTGGAGACCCCACACAACCCGCAGGCCCAGTTAACAATATAAATACCACAGCAACAGCTCCGGTGACCACCAGAGCACCACGTGTGTCTAAAACAGTTAATGGAACCGAAACTGTGAATTTGACCATAGGAGAAACAGCCACAGAATCCATAAACATAAACTTACCAGTTGGAAGTACAACTGAACTTAAAATAGTTGATGTTATGCCGAATGGTCTGGAAATAAATGGAGGAATAAACGGATTTACATATACCACAACAGCTGGTGTAAATGTTAACCAGTTCCTGGTAACTTATCTCGGTGGAAACACTTACCAGATAAGCTTTGGAAATGTAACCATAACACAGGAAGGGAACATAACCATAAACTACACAGTACTGGTTCAGAATGTCAATGGAAACTACAATGGCCAGAACCTGGTTAACAATGCCACATTGTACTACAATAATAAAACCGGACAGGGAGTAAACGGAGGATCCGACACAGCCACAGTACACGTGGTTGAACCCAACCTGCAGATAACTAAAACACCAAGTAAAACCAACCTGAGCGTTGGAGAAGAGTTCACCTATACCATTAATGTTACACACACCCCTTCCAGCACATCAGATGCATATAACCTTATAATAACCGATGTGATCCCATCTGGACTTCATTATGTTACAGGTTCAGCTGTTTTACCATCTGGATGGATTTTAAATGTTTCAGGAAATACTTTAACATTTACTTCATCCAGTTTAACCCTGATAAGTCACAGTGCCATTTTACTCTTCAACTGCACAGTAGACAACAACTATCTGCTGGCGGGTGGAAACATCACCAACACCGCCAATTTGAACTACACCTCGCTACCTGCTGGTGGAAGAAATTACACCACCAATAACAGCACCCAAATACATGTTATAGGTGCTGATCTTGAAGTGCGGAAAAATGGAGATGCCCAGGTAAATGCAGGAGAACAGGTTACTTACACCATAACCGTTACTAACAACGGTCCGGATACGGCAGTAAACGCAGTTTTAACCGATACTATACTGGCACAATGGTTCAACATGCTTATTCACCCGCAATATTCTGTGAATTCAGGATCTTGGGTCAATATTTTATCTAACCCATTCACCATATTTTTAGGAAATTTAACTCCTGGAAACATCACCACTATCTTAATAAGGGCAACAGTAAACGCTTCAGCACCTGTAGGAATCTTGAACAACACTGCTAGTGTAACTTCAAACACCACAGATCCAAACCCAAATAATAACAACAGCACAGCCACAACCAACGTAACTCAGAGTTCAGAATTAACATTAATCAAATCAAATAATCCAACCGGCACAGTAATAGCTGGAAATAATCTGATTTATACCCTAACTTTAACCAACACTGGCCCAAGTGTGGCCAGGAACGTGATTTTAAGGGATGACTCATTGTCTTCCTGGTTAACTAACACATACTACCAGTACAGTCTCAATGGAATTAGTTGGAGTGGATGGGCTCTATTCACTGGGCCACTGGTTTTAGATGTCACAAATATTATTGGCGGGCCAATGAATGTGAGTCAAGTTTTCTGGGTAATGATAAACGGTACTGTGAATGCATCCACGCCCAACGGAACAACCATCCTAAACAATGCAACAGCCAATAGTTCAACCAGTTCCCACAATGTAACTTCCAACACAGTAAGCAACACTGTGGAAACCCTAGCAACATTAAATGTAACCAAAACAGCACCAGAAACAGTTATTGCTGGAGGAAGCAGTCCAATCATTTACACCATCACTGTGACCAATAACGGTCCTAGTGATGCTCTTAATGTTAAAGTCAGTGATACACTTGATCCAAGGTTAACCAGCCAGGAGTACAGCCTGGACAATGTGAATTGGTTCTCATGGAATACTCCATTTGAATACATATTCAACAGGATTAACGCATCACAAACAGTACACCTTTACCTGCGTGGATGGGTACCATCCAATGCCCTGGGTCTCATTAACAATACTGTGGTTGTTTCCAGTAACACCACCAATTTGACTGGTAACCTTACGGATAACACTACAACAAAGATTAACACCACCAGTGTGTTGAATGTGATTAAGTCTGCTCCTGAGAGTGTTACTGCGGGTCAAAGTGGACCATTGGTCTTCACAATTGCAGTGACCAATTTTGGTCCATCTGATGCGTTGAATGTGAAAGTGAGTGATACTCTGGATAGTAGGCTTACTAGCCAGGAGTATAGTTTGGATGGTGTTAATTGGAGTTCATGGTTAGCTCCTTACGAGTATGTGTTCAGTAGATTGAATGCTACTCAAACATTGTATCTGTATTTGAGAGGATTAGTGCCTTCCAATGTTTTAGGTCTTATTAATAACACTGTGGTTGTTTCCAGTAACACCACTAATCTAACTGGTAATTTGACTGATAATACTACGACTGTGGTTAATACTACGAGTGCTTTGAATGTGACTAAGTCTGCTCCGGAGAGTGTTACTGCGGGTCAGAGTGGTCCGATTGTGTTTACTATTACAGTCACTAATTATGGGCCCAGTGATGCTTTGAATGTGAAGGTTAGTGACACTTTGGATTCACGTTTAACTGGTCAGGAATATAGTTTGGATAATGTGTCTTGGAGTGTTTGGTTGGCTCCTAATGAATATGTGTTCAGTAGGGTGAATGTTACTCAGACTGTCTATCTGTATTTACGTGGATGGGTACCATCCAGTGCCCTGGGTCTCATTAACAATACTGTGGTTGTTTCCAGTGACACCACTAATCTAACTGGTAATTTGACTGATAATACTACGACTGTGGTTAATACTACGAGTGCTTTGAATGTGACTAAGTCTGCTCCGGAGAGTGTTACTGCGGGTCAAAGTGGACCATTGGTCTTCACAATTACAGTGACTAATTTCGGTCCTAGTGATGCTCTGAATGTGAAGGTTAGTGATACTCTGGATAATAGGCTTACTAATCAGGAGTACAGTTTGGATAATGTGTTGTGGTTGGCTTGGAATAGTCCATTTGAATATGTTTTCAGCAGGGTTAATGTTAATCAGACTGTATATCTGTATTTAAGAGGATTGGTACCATCTGATGCCACTGGACTCATTAACAACACTGTGTTTGTCTCCAGCAATACAACCAATTTGACTGGTAACCTGACAGACAACATTACCACGGTGATAAACACCATGGCTATCCTGAACATTACAAAAACATCCGTAACAGAAGGATCAGATGTAAATAACATAGTAAGAGGTTATCCAATCCATTACACCATAGCAATAACCAATGAGGGGCCATCCGATGCCTTGAATGTCAATTTCGATGATTATTACACACCAGACTTGTTGGAAAACACCTACTACTCCACATCAACTGGAATACCATGGACTGCATACAACAATCCCCTGAATATAAGCCCAATAATCAACAGACTGGCACCAGGACAGAATGTAACCATATGGATTAATGGTACTGTAATTTCCAATGCCACACAGGGCTTGAACAACACTGCAGGAACTTCATCAGAAACAGATCCATCCGGTAGGAAAACCGCATCAGTCTACAATGAAATTCAAACATCTCATGTAACCCTTGAAAAAACAGTCAGTAACCCACAACCATACCTCCATGAAACAATCTACTTCACACTAATAGTGCAAAACTGGGGACCAGATACTGCCATAAATGTTTATGTACTTGATAAACTCCCAGCCGGACTCACCTACATTGGATCCATAGCTAATTATGGATCATATAATCCTGAAACAGGTATATGGACCATTGGAAACCTACCTGCAAACACAATAGCCCAGTTAATACTAACTGTTGGAGTTGAAAAGTTAGGACCAATCGAAAACCACGCCCATGTATACACTGCATCTTATGACCCTATAATGGATCAAAGAAATGCAACAGCAGCTATTTACGTCAGAGAACAACCACAACCAGAGAATAATACTGTGGGAATGCAAAATACAGGAATGCCTTTACCTTCTCTTGTAATGGCACTTTTACTTGTATTATCCGGTCTATCTGCATTCACTTTCAGAAAAAGATAA